The DNA region CACGCCACAGAGAATGGTGGCATTGGACCCGATCGAGGCGCCTCGTTTCACAAGTGTCGGGACCACCACCCAGTCCTGCTCGGTCTGCATCTGGCCGTCGGCGGTGGTTGCGCGCGGGTAGCGGTCATTGATGAACACCACGCCGTGGCCGATGAAGCAGTTGTCCTCGATGGTCACCCCTTCGCAGATGAAGGTGTGACTGGAAATCTTGCAGTTCCTGCCAATTCTGGCCCCTTTCTGAATCTCCACGAAGGTGCCGATCTTCGTCCCATCGCCGATCTCA from Calditrichota bacterium includes:
- a CDS encoding N-acetyltransferase, which encodes EIGDGTKIGTFVEIQKGARIGRNCKISSHTFICEGVTIEDNCFIGHGVVFINDRYPRATTADGQMQTEQDWVVVPTLVKRGASIGSNATILCGVTIGENAIVGAGSVVTRNVPANSIVAGHPARVLRRINGEEQHNEGTLS